One Loxodonta africana isolate mLoxAfr1 chromosome 4, mLoxAfr1.hap2, whole genome shotgun sequence genomic region harbors:
- the ASCL1 gene encoding achaete-scute homolog 1, with protein sequence MESSAKMESGGAGQQPQPQPQQPFLQPAACFFATAAAAAAAAAAAAAAQSAQQQQQQQQQQAPQLSPAADGQPSGGGHKSAPKQVKRQRSSSPELMRCKRRLNFSGFGYSLPQQQPAAVARRNERERNRVKLVNLGFATLREHVPNGAANKKMSKVETLRSAVEYIRALQQLLDEHDAVSAAFQAGVLSPTISPNYSNDMNSMAGSPVSSYSSDEGSYDPLSPEEQELLDFTNWF encoded by the coding sequence ATGGAGAGCTCTGCCAAGATGGAGAGCGGCGGTGCGGGCCAGCAGCCCCAGCCGCAGCCCCAGCAGCCTTTCCTGCAGCCGGCAGCCTGCTTTTTCGCTACGGCCGCtgctgcggcggcggcggcggcggcagcagccgCGGCCCAGAGcgcgcagcagcagcagcagcagcagcagcagcaggcgcCCCAGCTGAGCCCGGCGGCCGACGGCCAGCCCTCAGGGGGCGGTCACAAGTCAGCGCCCAAGCAAGTCAAGCGACAGCGCTCGTCCTCGCCCGAACTGATGCGCTGCAAAAGGCGGCTGAATTTCAGCGGCTTCGGCTACAGCCTGCCGCAACAGCAGCCGGCGGCCGTGGCGCGCCGCAACGAGCGCGAGCGCAACCGCGTCAAGCTGGTCAACTTGGGCTTTGCCACTCTGCGAGAGCACGTCCCCAACGGCGCGGCCAACAAGAAGATGAGCAAGGTGGAGACGCTGCGCTCGGCGGTGGAGTACATTCGCGCGCTGCAGCAGCTGCTGGACGAGCACGACGCCGTAAGCGCTGCCTTCCAGGCTGGCGTCCTGTCGCCCACCATCTCCCCCAACTACTCCAACGACATGAACTCTATGGCTGGCTCGCCAGTCTCATCCTACTCCTCCGACGAGGGCTCTTACGACCCGCTCAGCCCCGAGGAGCAAGAGCTGCTCGACTTCACCAACTGGTTCTGA